The Apium graveolens cultivar Ventura chromosome 10, ASM990537v1, whole genome shotgun sequence nucleotide sequence TATATATGTTTAGTGTACATGGTTTTGCTTATAACTATATTATATCAGGTTTATTTAAAAGTTGTGATTTTAATAGTAATTAACCAAATCGTGAGTTcgttaataaaataaataatttttatttgtaTGTAATATCATGATAGAGTGTTTCATATTTATTAGTTATGTCACTaaacaattattattattatatgtgGGGATACTCATTATCAATTTTATGTATATTGTGGGTATAACTTTTTTAATTATCAGATGAACTAATAGTATGCATATGTTTTAGTTTTGTAATTAGTTAATATATTTGTAATGAATAAAGTggtgaattaaaataattaattgtTGCATGACTAGGTGTCAACATCAGTTTGTATATTTATATTGTTTACTTGATTAATTAGTATGCTGAGTTGATCCATTTCTGAATTTGGTACATCTGTCTTGTTTTATGGAGGAGGATATGGTTTTGATGTGTGTGGTTGTAGTGTCCTATAGTACCAAAATCAGTAGTAGAGTTGCGGCACAATTTTAGATTAATATAAATATTGCTTTCAAATAAATTATTAACTAATTTAAGAATCAacaaaatattaattataaattataattttgtatttagATCGTGGGCCCAAAATTTAGTCACTCAATTGCAGATTTGTTAGTATTTTAGTTGCGCTATTCGAGATATGGATTCTATCTCTTTTTATTCAGCGCCACTCCTCCTAGATATCAAATATCCCTGATTTATTGAATTCaatattttatttgctccatTAATATTGTTTGATCATTTTAACATCCGAAAGTTGTTTTGAAAATTgattttggaaaattttaaatgtctgtttatgcggttttcaaaatttatttattgcacccTCCACTTTGGAAATATGAATTATTTGTCTCaagtgatttttaaaattttgcgagaatatttttTCATTTGACCCTTAAAGTAATATATGGTATACGGTATACCGACTTAACGAGCTGTAGGGGAATGTCATAGCCGCACCAGTGATATGAaacttccgtgacagtgtgattggtcacgacgtatccttctgttagctcttgggaggagttTTTGGCCATTTTATATTTGTTGATAATACGTGAGTGCACTTAGAGTTCAATGTGTGATTTGATATAAGCTGATATTGTATATGCCCTACACGTTGTCCAATTCATTACACACATGATGTACCGTACAATGTGTGTTTTttatctgttctgatctcggtatgaaatatttTAACCCCTCGTTATTCGAGCCATActtatttcttatttttaaaattattgttttattataaattgtGAAATCTTCATTTCTggtttttgttttataaattgtattcgAAATTCGTATTGGGTGTTTAGCTAATGCCGTTGTATGGTGGAGGGGGTACCCATTTATTGATTAAAATTTCGGACTTTATGAGTGTCTAGACTTAATCATTTATTTAGAGATTTcaacatttatattattgattttgaaagtttggagAACTAATCTTATGTTGaagattttagactgtttaattattgttcagaaatatattagtgctttGTTTGCAGATTTATGGATTTTACTTTTATTCTTTTTAAAGGGGTGTTACAATTAAGATATGTAACTGTTTTTAAATTTATCCACATAATAAATATATAACACCtgtatttatatatttcttttaactttaaagatttaaattaaaaaaaaaagtaaaaaactAATAACCACTTTGTACATAAAAGAAAGATTAATAGAATCATTGAAATTTCTCCCAAACTCAATATTATTATTCAATGAACAAATATTTGAAATTATGAAATATGACTTTTCCTCTTTTTGTCTTGATTCATAAATGTGAATTTCCCCCTTTGAGTCCTCATTCATCGTCAGATGAGACACTAACATCTTCATTAGAGGAGACACTAAGATCTTGATTGGGTGAGAGATCAACCTGTTGCTTAGCCTTGCCCTTCTACACAACCACAAATGAATTAGCGGCTAAAATTTCAGTGGGGGTGGAGGCCCACCTAGCCACCCTAGCCATGGGCTAGGTCGGCCCCTGCATATACACATGTTaattggaaaaataaataaagtaCATGAGTTACCTGCTCATAAATCTTCTTTCTCCATAGTATCACATATTGCCATATGTTTTTAAAATCATCTATGGTAATACCATCCTTCCAAATGACCTGTTGTGCTCCTTTCTTTATTGCATTCATTATAACCTCTCTTCTATTATCAGATGATACTACTGCATGTATGAGAACAATTAGCTAATGAAATGGAATGTAAAAATATAAGATTATTCTATTTATACATAACAATATTTATTAGAACATATATAACTTTAAAAGTGAATAAAAGGCTTTGAAAAATATAGAATATCTCTGACCCATATAAAAAAGAATGTGAATATATTAAATCTACTAAAATATATCAGTGTCTATATCTATAACAAagctaaaaaaaattaaatcaactCACAAATAACCGTAAATTAGTGTCATatatatttatttgtaaatattaATTGTTCTTATGTTTATTCAACTTTAATCTTATATAATATTGTATAACACAAACTCACAAATAACTGGTAGTAACTTGAATTCTTCATGAATTTGTTGCATTAGTTGAACACCGTTGATGTCTTTCATGTGTATTTCAGCAATAACGAGATCAAACAAATCATTCCTTAACATACTGAAAGCCTCAGCAGCATCTTTTGCACCCATTACTGAAATTCATTTAAGAAAATCATTAGCAGTGCAGACATAAGGTGGAAAGATTTTTAAAGAGGAGTGTGTGTATATACAAGTGTTGTATATGTTAAAAAAATCAAGATATACGTTAGTAGATAAATACAAAATAATACCCTCGTATTCACATTCTTGAAGCATGTTACAAATTTGAGTTCTCAATGTCTCATCATCGTCCACCACCAAAAACTTATACATCtttctttgatttttgaatttgtATCTTGTGGTTGCTAAAGAACTTGGGTTGCATCCAATTTATAACAATTTTTCATGTCAATCCTGTAAAGATTAATGAATATATAATAAAAAGATATGTAACCTGGATAAAAATTTAATAGATATGGGTGGATAGTATATATCCTTATTATCTTTAACAAATATCTATAGATAATAAACTAAATGTATCTATATGTAGATATGACATACGATTGTATAGTTTTATATATAGTAGATATCAATATGTGTATATTCATTAGTGTTTTTTGACAGCTTAGGTTGCACCTATTTTCTAACCAATTATCCATATCAATAGTATAAAGATTCAAACATATATACCAAAAAAATAAACTACTATAAATATAATACTAAAATTCTTTCAAAAAAAATCCAAAGAATATTTATGGATAGTCTATAATCTTTTCGTATTAAACAGTTTACAttatttttctttaattatttatttaacaaatatttatttatatatatataataagcTAAATATATCTAGTATATGTAAATATCCTATCACACAATATATGGAAGTAATATATTGAGTATAAGATATGAAAGATTGAGCAATTTTGACTGTTACGCATTCCAACATTAGCAAAAGAGGTTGAAAGTAATCTACACGGTGAGGCCTGCCTTAATTTAGAGTGTGgattatattaatattccaagTTTGGACAAATAAGAATGTATAATGTACTATAATAACTCAAATATAATTTATAACCCTGATCTTGTTATTCATTCCCATCACTATGGtctaattttctttatcaaataatTACAATTGTTAgattcaaatattaaaaaaaatacacTCCACAAATTTTCAGGCTGTCAACAATAAACATTTATATTGTTATCTATAAAGATACATATAGTTCCCACATTCAAATGTTACCAACAACaactatttatattattatttatgaataagatctcACCAATAATATACTTTTTATACTATTTGAACATAAATTGAAATTAAACacaataaaattataattatataatcattatttagaatttaattatttatatagaattttaataaaattatataaaaataaaataaaatatataaatattaacgaAGACCGGTGCATGGCACAAGCCGTAAGCTAGTAAGATCAATACTTTGACttcaagaaaatggacaaagttGGTTTGAGCTAAAATGAAATATGGTTATTATGTACCTTAACAATCACAATCATGTGGACATGTATCACATTAACATCATCAAATGTTTACGTTAaagtttttttttcaaaatacTTTTCTTCACAAGATATTATGAATTTTACATACACTACGTCAAAAATGATCatattcaatattttttaatatggtaacactacaacaaatctggccatttatgacggtttttttgaactgaaatcgtcgtaattgagctATTTACGACGGAAAATAATCATCATTTTTCgtcgagtagtaagttcatttttcgtcacaagataaaattgcgtcgaaagttaggaagtaggggccacatattcaataaaataataaatctacttacgacggaatatATTGGCGTATGTTATGAACTTAAGATGGAAGATATCGTCGTATGTTAGCTACTTGCACTTAAAAAAATCTCGCCGGAAAAATAGAAAAattccagattccggtgagtttTTCATTTTCGGCAAACCATAACATGTTCAAATCAGTGTTTTCAGCTCGTTTATGCACACCAAAAAAAACAAAACTACTTCTACAGTACATAACTAACATAACATCATATTACCAACGAATCATTTGTTCTAATATTAGACAAACAGGGCCATTTTTGAACCAAACAAAACATTAGAAAATAAAGCTATATTCATGTTCAATCTACAAACGTTAACAAAGAAACAAATAATATATCACGATATCTAAAACCAAAATATGAAACTTAGCTCAAAATATTTATATTGAGGGATTTTCGTTGTACGAGCTCGGCTGGGACGCCTTTAATTTTGATTAAACCACTGGTGTGCTTGTAGTGAATCCACAACCACCGCTACAAACATCATTCCAATTACTTCCGGCGCCACTCACCGGAGGCCGCACAACTTCTATCGGCGACTTCTACAGGAGACAACAACGGCGACCTCGCCGGTAAAGCTCCAGGAAAGTATCCCCACATATACATTATTATATACACCATTGAGGATTGAATTTAAAATTGGTGGAGTGAGAATGAGAGACAACAACGGCGACCTCGCCGGTAATGCTTTGTTAGGAGGCGGAATGAGAGAACACGTGAtaagttttataaaattgtgtATACAAATGAATTAGGGTTTCTTGACTGGGCTAGTGGGCGGCTCAACTTGGGCTTCATAATGGGCTGTGTTTGGGCTTTTGAATCTTtcaatataattatatttatttgattgTAAATTTGAACATTTTTTATATTCAAATACTTGTCTAAATCATTAATATTTGTAGccaattttttattaaaaaaattattaatactaGTTTACTAAGCTCCACTAAAATAATTTTCTtcttattttataatatattttagtatcaatcattttgaaattctaaataaatataattaagtAAGTATTTTAAAGCCGCTCCCTCGTTAATACATGTGTACTCCAGTAAATAATTTAAGTTAAAACTGTACGGATATCAAGATttgtatatattagtgatatgccaagaatttttttttaaaaaaataaatttatttgttttacTATTTTAATAATCAACAACTGGTGACTAGTACATGTAATCGGTGTTTAGTTCCACATTAaattggtgtttcaattattttaaaaatattttttgacgatccaaccatatggatgtcaatatatatatatatatatatatattagtgatataaccaaaatttcatatcaaaattattttatctgGTTTGGCGTTTTAatagtcaagcatcagtttgattAGTACAGCTAACTATTGTATAATCCTGAATTAGTgtatcgattattttaaaaatattttccgacgatccaaccatatggatgtcaataaatatatatattagtgatataaccaaaattttatatcaaaattattttatctgatttaccattttaacagtcaaacatcagtttgactagtacaattAAGTACtatttaatcctgaattggtgtttcgattattttaaaaatatttttcgacgatccaaccgtatggatgtcaatagatatatatattagtgatataatcaaaattttatatcaaattCATTTTATCCGGTTtatcattttaacagtcaaacatcagtttgactagtacaactaactactatttaatcctgaattggtgtttcgattattttaaaaatatttttcgacgatccaaccttatggatgtcaatagatatatatattagtgatataatcaaaattttatataaaaatcattttatatggtttatcattttaaaagtcaagctTGAGTTTGATTAGGACAGCTAACTACTGTTTAATCCTGGattggtgttttgattattttaaaaatatttttcgatgatacaaccgtatggatgtctataaatatatatattagtgatataaccaaaattttatatcaaaattattttatctcgattgtcattttaacagtcaaacctAGTACAGCTAACTACTGTTTAAGCCTGAATTggtatttcgattattttaaaaatatttttcgatGATACAACTATATGGATgtctataaatatatatattagtgatataaccaaaattttatatcaaaattattttatctcgattgtcattttaatagtcaaacctAGTACAACTAACTACTGTTTAAGCCTGAATTGCTAtttcgattatttaaaaatattttacgacgatccaaccgtatggatgtcaatatatatatatatatatattagtgatataaccaaaggtacttatcaaaataattttatttggtttgtcattttaacagtcaagcatgagtttaaCTTGTAAAACTAACTAGTGTTAAGTTCTGAATTTgagtttcgattattttaaaaatacttttcgTCAAACCAACCGTATAGAtgcaactatatatatatatatatattagtgatataaccaaagttacacatcaaaataattttatttggtttgtcattttaacagtaaGCACGAGTTTGACTTGTTCACCAAATTAGTGTTTAGTCTTTAAttgtgtttcaattattttaaaaatatttttcattgaaTCAACCATATGGatgacaatatatatatatatatatttatatatattagtgatatattcatattaaataattttatcaaaatatttatttttttctgaaatttctaaaatgtcacccaaacaaaaaatgctgacattaatatggttggatcataaaataatatttttgaaaattgaaaatttcaaaattcatgtgCTAATTTATGACGGAATTCGTCATAAATTATTAGCTGGAAAAAATTGGAGAAAGGTCAAATTTGCCGCCAAAATTTCGGGGAAAAGTtgaatttccctctttgataatTTACGACGAATTCTTATTTCCGTCGTAAATTGAACGATCTGATCTTTTCCGTCGAAAATTTTTCGTCGTAAATTTAggcaaaatatttttttatttaatttcaagttaaatttttaataaaaataattaacttacgacgaaatattGAAATCGTCGGAAATATTTACGACATTTTGCATTTCGTCGTAAAAATTTACGACGTTTTAGTTTTTTCTGTCATAAATTGGGCTCATACTTTTTTCCATCTTAAGTTTGCCGTCGTAAATGCCTAAATTTGTTGTAGTGCAGTACGTCAAATAAGTATTACattatgtttttttttaaatatgcAACAAAAAATGAGAGTTGCACCGACTATGGTGGGATTTGACACGTAATTCAAGGTTTTTTGGCCACGAACTGCAACACTGACACATGACAATTGGGCAGACTAGCGAAGTCACCTGCCACATGTCATGACACGTCTGCAAAGTGAGACGACTTGCATGCACACACGCTATGTGGTGTGCCTAATTAGCTAACTGGTCCTGCTGTTCTGATGTCACTTGACATTTATCTTCTCATGTCCACAAAGTGGGAGTCTTTGTTGGATTACCACGTTAGAAAATTGGGGAACATATTTGTGAAATCACGTGCTACATTGTATAACATTTTCTATGGGGATCTAATATGTGTGACCCATATGTCTAATCACCTACCACATCATCGCATAATTTTGTCATATAGCTAATACAACACTATATAACATATCGTTGCACAATGTTGCACTACTATCATTAATAAGCAATACTAGGTAATGTTTAGTATAATATGAGGTGTAGTTTTATTACGCATAAGTAAACTATAGCAACACTTTTGTTCTAACGGTTAAAAACCATTGTAAATTAGCATGTATAAGATATTTGAACATtcacacacagatatatatatatacaaaatacACTTTTATATTTTATATTGGTTAGTTATATGAATGCATGatatatatttgtttttatttattGATACCATGAATTACACAAGTGAATATGACAGCAATAACCGTTGAAAAATGAAGTAATGCTCAAGATAGGTAATCTTTTTCGATTCCTTTATAATAGGAGATTGTCTTGAGAAGTAGATAAAATGGGAAAAAGACACACTTAAAGCGAAGGTTGATGCTGTTATATTTAAAGATCAAAGTAAGTTTTCTTTAATGGTTCATAATTATAATGGACCCTTGGCGGCCTTGACTAGTTACAAAGATGGTTTAATTTTTTAGTTACCCATGCACGATTAGTAAAGCCTAAAGACGCCAGGAAATGAATGTTTTATAAgggaaatttatatttttttcaaattataTTGAAGTTATCCTTTGTTGAAATGAAATATATTATTAGAACAAAGATAGGCTTAGACACATTAAGATGAAAGCAAAACTGCAATATTAAATTTTCACAAAGATTTCACTCCATCAATATTATATGATAAAATTATTACTATAGCTACCTATCACTCTCCTTTGAAGAAAAAAATTTATCATTATATTAATAGTATTTTATGATATCTAGGATAATAAAATTATAGACAAAAGTTCTTTGGATACCACATTTTTATCGGAGACCTTGGAGATCACCTATGTTCTACAAtcaaaatattatataatatatatatttttgaagTATGTTCTACGAAAACCACAAATTCATTAAAATtgttaaaaatcatttaattttaataattacaatgtgtatgttctgcaatttCAACAAATATTCCGCAAATTAAACATGTTTCGTAGATTAAAACATTTTATAATGTTCTACATGCGATACATGTATGATattcaaaattttgaataaaatattgATCTTTGTAGAACAGTATTCAAAATATAATATGTTGTGCAATatttttatgcaagattttacTTGCGGAACATAAGCGTGTCCGTTGTCTCCAACAAAAATGTGGTCTATGTAGAAATTGATTCTAAAATTATAATACAATCATAAGCTATATATATTACACCTCATCACAATAAAGTTGTAATGTATTGTCCTCAAGTAAATGTTTTTATCTGACTACTTTCAAGTATTGCAAGTGCTATAGCCCAATGTTTATGAATCGTGGAATAAAGTTGTGATATATTTTTCTCAAGCAAAATATTTGATCTCACTACTTTAGGATTCATGCGCGGGTAACAAAATATGAAGTGTCCACAACAAAAACTCGTTCATCACCTTAGTAACTATCATTTTCACGGTCTTTAAACTTCTATATTCTTGAGAACACTTTGAGAGTCTTTGCATTTTATGCTACTATAAGTGCTCACGTAAGCATTATTGATGTTAAGTCCAAACTAGAGTTATAAAGAGGGCCTCCTAAATATAACTAAATCtcattttttgaaaatttatattGTGAATCACAAATCAGAATGAAAAAATAGCACTTTAATCAAGAATATTAACCCTCAATGGTGCTTACACCAACAATCATGAAGATTGTTGCAACACCAAATTAAATAGTGCGCACTAGATACAATTTATTAAAACTCACTTATAATTATATCTATTACTTTGAGAAAGCACACTAAACTATGAACTAGCAATACAAGcttttaatatttttacttaAGATATCCTTCAAAATAGACATATGTCATAGTCTTATAAACGTGACCTATCACAGTCTCATAGACGTGTGCTCGTAGACGTGTGCTCGAGCATACTTGTATTTTTATGAACACAAGAGGAGAGCCCATATGCCATTATATTCTTTAATAGTGTCGAAGACTTAGGAGAAAATAAACCTTAAAATTGCCAAGTGTGCCACATGAGTACACACACATGTTTGGCCAAATTTTTCAAATATTCCATCAATGTTCCCTCTACATTTGTATACCTATAGCAGGGTTGCGTATATATTCTTTACCACaaactaaaaatatttttttatcatgCAAATTTCTCTTATTATCATCAAGCAACTGGCTCTATAtagcccgtgcaatgcacgggtAAGGTC carries:
- the LOC141690110 gene encoding two-component response regulator ORR21-like, whose product is MYKFLVVDDDETLRTQICNMLQECEYEVMGAKDAAEAFSMLRNDLFDLVIAEIHMKDINGVQLMQQIHEEFKLLPVILVSSDNRREVIMNAIKKGAQQVIWKDGITIDDFKNIWQYVILWRKKIYEQKGKAKQQVDLSPNQDLSVSSNEDVSVSSDDE